The following coding sequences lie in one Enterococcus sp. 9E7_DIV0242 genomic window:
- a CDS encoding pseudouridine synthase has translation MERLQKVIAHAGVASRRKAEEYIQQGRVKVNGKVSKELGTKVSRNDLIEVDDVPIYQEEYVYYLFYKPKGVISSVSDDKGRKVVTDFFPSVVERIYPVGRLDYDTSGILLLTNDGDFSQKLTHPSHEVNKVYVAKVKGVPKKHDLQPLRKGVRVNGYKSAPAEFQILSVDLQTGTGIVELTIHEGKNHQVKNMLQAVGYPVQKLKRERFGNLTLQGLRPGEYRSLNKKEISSLLNEVKA, from the coding sequence ATGGAAAGACTGCAGAAAGTTATTGCACATGCAGGGGTGGCTTCGCGTCGTAAAGCGGAGGAGTACATCCAGCAAGGAAGAGTAAAAGTAAATGGTAAGGTATCGAAGGAACTGGGAACGAAGGTCAGCCGAAACGATTTGATTGAAGTAGATGATGTGCCGATTTATCAGGAAGAGTATGTATACTATCTATTTTACAAGCCAAAAGGAGTGATTTCTTCTGTTTCTGATGACAAAGGAAGAAAGGTCGTCACAGACTTTTTCCCTAGTGTTGTTGAACGAATTTATCCTGTTGGACGTTTAGATTATGATACTTCCGGTATTTTACTGTTGACGAATGACGGCGATTTTTCTCAGAAATTAACACACCCAAGTCATGAAGTGAATAAAGTTTATGTTGCAAAGGTCAAAGGTGTTCCGAAAAAACATGACTTACAGCCGCTGCGAAAAGGGGTAAGAGTCAATGGGTATAAGTCGGCACCGGCAGAATTTCAGATTCTATCAGTCGATTTGCAAACAGGAACTGGGATCGTCGAGTTGACGATTCATGAAGGAAAAAATCATCAGGTGAAAAACATGCTTCAAGCAGTGGGGTATCCGGTGCAGAAATTGAAGCGGGAACGTTTTGGCAACTTGACTTTACAGGGATTGAGACCAGGAGAGTATCGAAGTCTTAATAAAAAGGAAATCAGCAGTCTCTTAAATGAAGTGAAAGCATAA
- a CDS encoding GNAT family N-acetyltransferase, whose amino-acid sequence MSINIRLEEEKDHRIVEEVTREAFWNLYLPGAEEHFVAHNIRTSPDFIPELTFVIELDDKIIGSIMYTRAKVIDTSGGELPVISFGPVSILPEYHRQGYGRLLIEHSINEAKRLGFNAIIIGGYPYHYHPYGFIGTKKYGLSMPDGKFYTGIMALPLYEGALDGINGSIHFSESMYPDGAGLDAFDQSFPPKEKKVEASHLEFEKAVSEIDTNDYE is encoded by the coding sequence ATGAGCATCAATATTAGACTTGAAGAAGAAAAAGATCATCGGATCGTTGAAGAAGTCACGCGAGAAGCTTTTTGGAATTTGTACCTCCCTGGTGCTGAGGAACATTTCGTCGCTCATAACATCAGAACATCTCCTGATTTTATTCCGGAGCTGACTTTTGTTATTGAACTGGACGATAAAATCATTGGAAGTATTATGTATACACGGGCTAAGGTAATTGATACATCTGGTGGCGAGCTTCCGGTCATCTCTTTTGGGCCGGTTAGTATTCTTCCGGAATATCATAGACAGGGCTACGGTCGACTATTGATCGAACATTCAATCAATGAAGCGAAAAGGCTAGGGTTCAATGCGATTATTATTGGCGGCTACCCGTATCATTATCATCCTTATGGATTTATTGGTACGAAAAAATATGGGCTCTCTATGCCGGATGGAAAATTTTACACAGGAATCATGGCGCTACCTTTATACGAAGGAGCGTTGGATGGTATTAACGGCAGTATTCATTTTTCTGAATCTATGTATCCAGATGGTGCTGGTCTGGACGCGTTTGATCAAAGCTTCCCGCCAAAAGAAAAGAAGGTTGAGGCCAGCCATTTAGAATTTGAAAAAGCTGTCAGTGAAATCGATACAAATGATTATGAATAA
- a CDS encoding ECF transporter S component: MRNSKVQKMVGVAMLAALGAALQFVGFPLLPAVPFLKVDFSDIPVMISMFLYGPFAGIITALIRSTLHLVLTGPSPQNMVGDVASFLATTLFTLPMYYFFNKGSHKTRNKVAGIVTGIIAMTAFMSIANYFVITPLYLSLYGVTAQSFLGRSMESYIAVGIIPFNLIKGVIISTVFMLFYAKILPWLSRKQSSVGNTLAK; encoded by the coding sequence ATGAGAAACAGCAAGGTACAAAAAATGGTGGGAGTAGCGATGTTGGCTGCTCTGGGCGCAGCGTTACAATTTGTAGGATTTCCGTTATTACCGGCAGTCCCTTTTCTTAAGGTGGACTTTAGCGATATCCCAGTAATGATCAGTATGTTTTTATACGGACCATTTGCTGGAATTATCACTGCATTGATTCGTTCTACCCTACATCTGGTGCTGACTGGTCCATCACCACAAAACATGGTGGGCGATGTTGCCAGCTTTTTAGCAACAACGTTATTCACATTACCAATGTATTACTTTTTCAACAAGGGATCACACAAAACGAGAAACAAGGTTGCTGGAATTGTTACTGGAATTATAGCGATGACTGCTTTCATGAGTATTGCCAATTATTTCGTCATTACGCCGCTTTATCTTAGTTTGTATGGTGTAACTGCGCAATCATTCTTAGGTAGATCGATGGAAAGCTATATTGCAGTGGGGATCATTCCGTTTAACTTAATCAAAGGTGTTATCATCAGTACAGTGTTCATGCTGTTCTATGCGAAAATACTTCCTTGGTTGAGTAGAAAGCAATCAAGTGTGGGCAATACCCTAGCAAAATAA
- a CDS encoding DNA-formamidopyrimidine glycosylase family protein has protein sequence MLELPETYAFSEQLHPLLKGKEIASLSRQSSPHKFAFFSEDTDYSVLLERQKIKAIYPVAAYIVMECENQLRLVFRDGIRFYYVESEAELPKKHQLLLQFTDGSYLACSVAMYGAMLLYHGSQHPTDKYYQASAEKPVPYDAGFDFDYFGSLLPENPKRMSVKAFLGTEQRIPGVGNGCMQDIFFLAGLHPKRPIASLKEAELRLLYQQTIQTLTKMKELGGRDTEKNIYGQAGDYQTILSKNTYKHGCKVCGTDIVKESYLGGTIYYCPECQPL, from the coding sequence ATGTTAGAATTACCAGAAACATACGCCTTTTCCGAACAGCTCCATCCTTTGTTGAAAGGAAAAGAAATTGCTTCTCTCTCAAGACAAAGCTCCCCTCATAAATTTGCTTTTTTCAGTGAAGACACCGATTATTCAGTACTTCTGGAACGGCAAAAAATCAAAGCAATCTATCCTGTAGCTGCCTATATCGTGATGGAATGTGAGAATCAGCTTCGTCTTGTTTTCAGAGACGGTATTCGTTTTTATTATGTTGAGAGCGAAGCAGAATTGCCTAAAAAGCATCAGTTGCTCTTACAGTTTACAGATGGCTCTTATCTAGCCTGTTCCGTGGCTATGTATGGCGCCATGTTACTTTATCATGGTTCACAGCACCCGACAGACAAGTATTATCAGGCTTCTGCCGAAAAACCAGTGCCTTATGATGCAGGCTTTGATTTTGACTATTTCGGTTCACTACTTCCCGAAAATCCAAAAAGAATGTCTGTCAAAGCTTTCTTAGGTACAGAGCAGCGGATTCCCGGTGTTGGGAATGGCTGTATGCAGGATATTTTCTTTCTGGCTGGCCTCCATCCCAAAAGACCTATTGCCTCTCTTAAAGAAGCTGAGCTGCGTTTGCTTTACCAACAGACAATTCAGACATTGACCAAAATGAAGGAGTTAGGGGGTCGAGACACAGAAAAGAATATTTATGGCCAAGCCGGCGACTATCAAACAATCCTTTCAAAAAATACCTATAAACACGGCTGTAAGGTTTGCGGTACAGATATCGTAAAAGAAAGTTACCTTGGTGGAACGATTTATTATTGCCCGGAATGTCAACCGTTATAA
- a CDS encoding GNAT family N-acetyltransferase — MWTVRYVQMEDKNFWFERDPHLSEQVFEKKVKDRMGYVLLEKDVPVGILRYNLFWDNTPFCTMLFIDSEHQHKGYGTALMDFWETEMVQQGYGMVMTSTQVDEEAQHFYRKMGYQDAGSLLLTIPKYKQPMEMFLVKEIGAF, encoded by the coding sequence ATGTGGACAGTCAGATATGTTCAGATGGAAGACAAGAATTTCTGGTTTGAACGCGACCCTCATTTGTCTGAGCAGGTGTTCGAAAAGAAAGTAAAAGATCGCATGGGCTATGTGCTGCTAGAGAAGGATGTACCGGTCGGAATATTAAGATATAATCTTTTTTGGGATAATACGCCTTTTTGCACCATGTTGTTTATTGATTCGGAACATCAGCACAAGGGCTACGGCACAGCATTGATGGATTTTTGGGAAACGGAAATGGTGCAACAAGGATATGGCATGGTGATGACCTCAACACAGGTGGATGAAGAGGCACAGCATTTTTATAGGAAAATGGGTTACCAAGATGCAGGGAGCCTGCTTCTTACGATCCCTAAATACAAACAGCCAATGGAAATGTTTTTAGTCAAAGAAATCGGTGCGTTTTAG
- a CDS encoding alpha/beta hydrolase → MKKWQKISISIGVALLVILLAGFFYIKNSTYQPTETAVQAATAAEKERDVLFFEGEKGKPTILFYQGALVENTSYSIWAEQVAAAGFSVYLLKQPLNMAILGQNNAEKIIDDKKIHSYIIGGHSLGGVIGSRFAHEHLADTGLKGVFFLASYPDKKGDLSSFDGGVLSITADSDDVLNEEKYTDAKEYLPANTVFEEITGGNHAGFGSYGKQKGDGQAEITNAEQQQLVGNMIIRWASQLAD, encoded by the coding sequence ATGAAGAAATGGCAAAAAATCAGTATATCAATAGGAGTTGCATTGCTTGTAATTCTATTAGCAGGCTTCTTTTACATAAAAAACAGTACTTATCAACCAACGGAAACAGCGGTTCAAGCTGCGACAGCTGCTGAAAAGGAACGTGATGTATTGTTCTTTGAAGGTGAAAAAGGGAAGCCAACGATTTTGTTTTATCAGGGGGCCCTGGTTGAGAACACTAGTTACAGTATTTGGGCCGAACAGGTAGCAGCAGCAGGTTTTAGTGTCTATTTATTGAAACAGCCATTAAATATGGCAATTTTGGGACAGAATAATGCGGAAAAAATAATTGACGACAAGAAGATCCACTCATATATTATTGGTGGTCACTCTCTTGGAGGCGTCATTGGTAGTCGTTTTGCTCATGAACATTTAGCGGATACGGGATTAAAGGGTGTTTTCTTTTTGGCTAGCTATCCAGATAAAAAAGGTGATTTATCCTCCTTTGATGGAGGTGTTTTATCAATTACAGCAGACAGTGATGATGTACTGAATGAAGAAAAATATACTGATGCCAAGGAATACCTTCCGGCAAATACGGTATTTGAAGAGATAACTGGTGGAAACCATGCGGGATTTGGCAGCTATGGGAAACAAAAAGGAGATGGCCAAGCGGAAATCACAAATGCCGAGCAGCAACAGCTAGTAGGAAATATGATTATTCGTTGGGCATCTCAGTTGGCAGACTAA
- a CDS encoding ferredoxin yields the protein MECKIIPEKCIACGLCQVYAPDVFDYTEEGIVLFKNKPEALSITVDSQNAETVTTAYRKCPVHAIELAKSL from the coding sequence ATGGAATGTAAAATTATTCCCGAAAAATGTATTGCCTGCGGACTCTGTCAAGTCTATGCGCCAGATGTTTTTGATTATACAGAGGAAGGCATCGTGTTATTTAAAAATAAGCCGGAAGCCTTGTCCATAACTGTCGACAGCCAAAATGCTGAAACAGTTACTACAGCCTATCGCAAATGCCCGGTTCATGCAATTGAGCTCGCAAAAAGCCTTTAG
- a CDS encoding helix-turn-helix domain-containing protein — protein sequence MKTLFILSLFQQGYKIKVSTLYHLLKGKRTVSVLMNGFLFDNLSYFHLFPELNEKTFHQLLQKLIKNGFISFDQESLEAQITDKGTQYLLENAEIIRTHTKHLNGYSYAKTENDMWRMLQFLVQVTSHLSYQNKQYIPLEASPYYQLKIKQLLVTLDKNRVGHLMTEEWRTVLSQFPEKEGNFIAQQFSGYRLNGKAEQQLLQESSAFQRLLYRKNIYHQLFSCIERLPQGAVLYETIKSDLEKNKNQSMLQTKELWLAGHSLSEITQLRQMKPSTVNDHFLELAISEKDFLGEPFIPQEQVNIFQEIKTLCQTWQYAELRQRFEIDYFAFRMYQIMQIKKEREY from the coding sequence ATGAAGACGTTATTCATTTTATCGTTATTCCAGCAGGGTTACAAGATAAAAGTATCTACCCTCTATCATTTGTTGAAGGGAAAGCGAACGGTTTCCGTATTGATGAATGGGTTTCTTTTTGATAATCTCTCTTATTTCCATTTATTTCCTGAGCTGAATGAAAAAACATTCCATCAGCTATTACAGAAGCTGATCAAAAATGGCTTCATCAGTTTTGATCAAGAGAGCTTGGAGGCACAGATTACAGACAAAGGAACACAGTACTTACTTGAAAATGCTGAGATAATCAGGACCCATACCAAACATTTGAACGGGTACAGCTATGCAAAAACGGAGAATGACATGTGGCGTATGCTGCAATTTTTAGTTCAGGTCACCTCGCATTTATCCTATCAGAATAAGCAATATATTCCTTTAGAGGCTTCACCTTACTATCAATTGAAGATAAAACAGCTGCTGGTGACACTTGATAAAAATAGGGTGGGCCATTTAATGACTGAAGAGTGGCGCACGGTTTTAAGTCAGTTTCCTGAGAAAGAGGGAAATTTTATTGCCCAACAGTTTTCAGGGTATCGCCTGAATGGAAAAGCTGAGCAGCAGCTCTTACAAGAGTCATCTGCATTCCAACGATTACTGTATCGGAAAAACATCTACCATCAATTGTTCAGTTGTATTGAGCGCTTGCCTCAAGGAGCTGTGCTGTACGAGACAATCAAAAGCGATCTGGAAAAAAATAAAAATCAAAGTATGTTGCAGACAAAAGAATTATGGTTGGCAGGTCACTCGTTAAGTGAAATCACGCAATTGCGACAGATGAAACCAAGCACAGTGAACGATCATTTTTTGGAGTTGGCAATCAGCGAAAAGGACTTCTTGGGTGAACCGTTCATTCCACAAGAACAAGTAAACATCTTTCAAGAAATCAAGACACTTTGCCAAACTTGGCAGTATGCGGAGCTGAGACAACGATTTGAGATTGACTATTTTGCTTTTCGAATGTATCAAATTATGCAAATAAAGAAAGAACGTGAGTATTAG
- a CDS encoding RecQ family ATP-dependent DNA helicase: MALEELLHRYFGYSSFREGQREIIEALLNKEDTLAVLPTGTGKSLTYQLTGKILPHTVLIVSPLLSLMEDQVRQLQKLGERRVVAFNSFLSYDEKQYILAQLHKYKFIFISPESLMKNEVLEKLKNMPLSLFVVDEAHCVSQWGVDFRPEYVKIKDVLQKLNFPLTLALTATASQSVQNEIKDYLFKEPLAVRSFIYSINRKNISLIVERTDEKEAQLFEYLIKRNKKGIVYCTARKTTEMLSRKLQEQTSIRSAFYHGGLTANERSKIQQQFIENEIDLLFATNAFGMGIDKPDIRFVIHYDCPASMENYVQEIGRAGRDGQAAIALLLYQSGDEAIHRFFRNEVKEELRTLQKLLEGHTEFPTELLESMSDIQQKWLEGYLNGSYTLEVLSERLRKKDQEKYYQLEQMLDYIFTKECRRTFIMHYFSETEESEKVTPCCDNCGAVLSATEAEQNIAGKTVHSWQEILIRLFKEEK, encoded by the coding sequence ATGGCATTGGAAGAATTACTGCATCGTTATTTTGGCTATTCGTCCTTTCGAGAAGGACAGCGCGAAATCATCGAGGCATTGCTGAATAAAGAAGATACGCTAGCTGTTTTACCCACAGGTACCGGGAAATCATTAACTTATCAATTAACAGGGAAAATATTGCCCCATACAGTATTGATTGTTTCACCACTATTATCATTGATGGAGGACCAGGTTAGGCAGTTGCAAAAGCTTGGAGAGCGTAGAGTTGTTGCGTTTAATAGCTTTTTATCCTATGATGAAAAGCAGTATATCCTTGCACAACTTCACAAGTATAAATTTATTTTTATCAGTCCGGAATCTTTGATGAAAAATGAGGTTTTAGAGAAGTTAAAAAATATGCCCCTCTCTCTTTTTGTGGTTGACGAAGCGCATTGTGTGTCACAATGGGGAGTGGATTTTAGACCGGAGTATGTTAAAATAAAAGACGTGTTGCAAAAATTGAATTTTCCGCTCACGTTGGCCTTGACTGCAACCGCATCGCAAAGTGTGCAGAATGAAATTAAGGACTATCTGTTCAAGGAACCGCTAGCCGTTCGTTCATTTATTTATTCGATCAACCGAAAGAACATTTCATTGATTGTTGAGAGAACGGATGAAAAAGAAGCACAGCTTTTTGAGTATTTAATCAAGCGAAACAAAAAGGGCATTGTGTATTGTACTGCCAGAAAAACAACAGAAATGCTGTCGCGAAAGTTGCAGGAGCAGACAAGCATTCGATCAGCGTTTTATCATGGTGGCTTAACGGCCAATGAGCGAAGTAAAATACAACAACAATTTATTGAAAATGAAATTGATCTTTTGTTTGCGACGAACGCATTTGGAATGGGTATTGATAAACCTGATATTCGTTTTGTGATTCATTATGACTGTCCGGCCAGCATGGAAAATTATGTTCAGGAGATAGGACGAGCAGGTAGAGATGGGCAGGCAGCAATTGCCTTATTACTGTATCAAAGTGGAGATGAAGCAATACATCGTTTTTTTAGAAATGAAGTAAAGGAAGAGCTGAGGACACTACAAAAGCTGTTAGAAGGTCACACAGAGTTTCCAACTGAGCTTCTTGAATCAATGAGCGATATCCAGCAAAAATGGCTGGAGGGTTATCTAAATGGCTCCTATACGCTTGAAGTCTTAAGTGAGCGATTGCGTAAAAAAGATCAGGAAAAATATTATCAGCTGGAACAGATGCTAGACTATATTTTCACAAAAGAATGTAGAAGAACATTTATCATGCACTATTTTTCTGAAACAGAAGAAAGTGAGAAGGTAACTCCTTGTTGTGATAATTGTGGTGCAGTACTATCAGCAACAGAAGCAGAGCAGAACATAGCTGGAAAAACAGTACATTCATGGCAGGAAATATTGATAAGATTATTTAAAGAAGAAAAATAA
- a CDS encoding SAG1386/EF1546 family surface-associated protein — translation MSKRDKNKPTEAREPWEQSIYDTKDDAGHSRIEKRQYKKGNTVFLTILVILLLLIIALPIGTFWWVARDKPSENKGGTTTTTSSVVASSTKESSAPASSTSQAQPESSATEDPTQPEGSVEDPNATPEATEPVYAEVQAGEGFRQVAERYGVTVDQILELNGLSADAVLHPGDSLRVQ, via the coding sequence GTGAGCAAAAGAGATAAAAATAAACCAACTGAGGCACGTGAACCTTGGGAACAATCCATTTATGATACTAAGGATGATGCCGGACACTCAAGAATCGAAAAACGACAATACAAAAAAGGAAACACAGTCTTTTTGACGATCCTGGTTATCTTATTATTATTGATCATTGCCTTACCTATAGGAACTTTTTGGTGGGTGGCAAGAGACAAACCTAGCGAGAATAAAGGTGGGACCACGACAACAACATCATCTGTCGTAGCATCATCTACAAAGGAAAGCTCAGCGCCTGCTTCATCTACGTCACAGGCACAGCCAGAATCTTCTGCAACAGAGGATCCGACACAGCCAGAGGGATCAGTAGAAGATCCGAATGCAACTCCGGAGGCAACTGAACCAGTTTATGCTGAGGTTCAAGCGGGTGAAGGATTTAGACAAGTGGCTGAAAGATATGGCGTAACAGTCGATCAAATTTTAGAATTGAATGGATTATCTGCTGATGCAGTGCTTCATCCAGGAGACTCACTACGAGTACAATAA
- the cmk gene encoding (d)CMP kinase, with translation MKKISIAIDGPASSGKSTVAKILAEKLNYIYCDTGAMYRALTYLAISNNTKLEDGAALCELLSNYAITFKQQPEGQLVFVDEEDVTEAIRQQDVTNAVSIVAAHAEVRKKLVELQQQIGKQGGIVMDGRDIGTTVLPDAEVKIFLVASVEERAERRYKENISKGIETDFDTLKKEIERRDHIDSTREASPLVQAEDAVRIDTTGLSIVEVVEAIEAVISEKL, from the coding sequence ATGAAAAAGATAAGTATAGCGATTGACGGACCGGCTTCATCAGGGAAAAGTACGGTGGCCAAAATACTAGCAGAGAAGTTAAATTATATTTATTGTGATACAGGTGCGATGTACCGCGCTTTGACATATTTAGCAATCAGTAACAATACAAAGCTTGAAGATGGGGCTGCTCTTTGCGAACTACTTTCTAACTATGCCATCACATTTAAACAACAACCGGAAGGGCAATTGGTTTTTGTGGATGAAGAAGATGTGACTGAAGCGATCCGCCAGCAAGACGTAACGAATGCTGTGTCAATCGTTGCTGCACATGCTGAGGTTCGAAAGAAGCTAGTAGAGCTGCAGCAACAAATAGGCAAGCAAGGCGGCATTGTTATGGATGGCCGAGATATTGGAACAACAGTCTTGCCGGATGCAGAAGTAAAAATATTTTTAGTAGCGAGCGTGGAAGAACGGGCGGAACGACGTTATAAAGAGAATATTTCAAAGGGGATCGAAACAGATTTCGACACATTGAAAAAGGAAATTGAACGAAGAGACCATATCGATTCAACGCGCGAGGCTTCTCCACTTGTTCAGGCGGAAGATGCTGTTCGCATTGATACAACAGGGCTGTCGATTGTTGAGGTTGTCGAAGCGATTGAGGCGGTTATTTCAGAGAAGCTGTGA
- the rpsA gene encoding 30S ribosomal protein S1, whose product MTEEKQVENSNVTMEDALNSFQEVNVGDIVRGEVLAIEDKQVVVGIEGAGVEGVVPAKELSTSQVEDINDFVKLHDVLDLVVITSIGKDKENGSYLLSKRRLDAKKVWEDIEKDFQAGKIIEAPVTNVVKGGLVVDVGVRGFVPASMVEDHFVDDFSEYKGKTMTFKIIEIEPSENRLILSHKAVVEAEKEVHKKEILADLHDGDVVEGKVARLTDFGAFVDLGGIDGLVHVSEIAHQHVDKPGDVLSVGDEVKVKILSINPDEERISLSIKETLPGPWSDIAEKAPAGEVLDGTVKRLTSFGAFVEVFPGVEGLVHISQISHKHIATPHEVLHEGDEIKVKVLEVNEAEHRIALSIKALEAKPEVQEQPEEETGSYEMPEESTGFTMGDILGDQLKGQGSDEE is encoded by the coding sequence ATGACAGAAGAGAAGCAAGTAGAAAACAGCAATGTAACAATGGAAGATGCGTTAAACAGCTTTCAAGAAGTGAATGTTGGCGACATCGTTAGGGGAGAGGTTCTTGCAATCGAAGACAAGCAAGTCGTTGTCGGGATTGAAGGTGCTGGTGTTGAAGGTGTTGTACCAGCGAAAGAATTGTCTACTTCACAAGTCGAAGATATCAACGATTTCGTGAAACTACATGATGTTCTGGATTTAGTCGTAATCACATCAATCGGTAAAGACAAAGAAAACGGGAGTTACCTGTTGTCTAAACGCCGTTTAGATGCGAAAAAAGTTTGGGAAGATATCGAAAAGGATTTCCAAGCCGGCAAAATTATTGAAGCGCCAGTTACAAATGTTGTAAAAGGCGGGTTAGTTGTTGATGTTGGTGTCCGTGGATTCGTTCCTGCATCAATGGTCGAAGATCACTTTGTTGATGATTTCTCTGAATATAAAGGGAAAACAATGACATTTAAGATCATTGAGATCGAACCTTCTGAAAATCGTTTGATTTTATCTCATAAAGCGGTTGTAGAAGCCGAAAAAGAAGTGCATAAGAAAGAAATTCTTGCAGATTTACATGACGGCGACGTTGTGGAAGGAAAAGTCGCAAGATTGACTGATTTTGGTGCTTTTGTTGATTTAGGCGGTATCGACGGTCTAGTACACGTTTCTGAAATTGCACATCAGCATGTCGACAAACCTGGTGATGTACTGAGTGTTGGAGACGAGGTTAAAGTTAAGATTCTATCAATCAATCCAGACGAAGAACGTATTTCACTTTCTATTAAGGAAACTTTGCCTGGACCTTGGTCTGATATTGCAGAAAAAGCACCAGCTGGCGAAGTACTTGATGGAACAGTAAAACGTTTGACAAGCTTTGGTGCATTTGTCGAAGTCTTCCCAGGGGTAGAAGGACTTGTGCATATTTCTCAAATTTCTCATAAGCATATCGCGACGCCACATGAAGTTCTTCATGAAGGTGATGAGATCAAAGTCAAAGTTCTGGAAGTGAATGAAGCAGAACACCGCATTGCTTTAAGTATTAAAGCATTAGAGGCTAAACCTGAAGTTCAGGAACAACCAGAGGAAGAAACTGGATCATATGAAATGCCGGAAGAAAGCACAGGGTTTACAATGGGCGATATTCTTGGCGATCAACTAAAAGGTCAGGGATCTGACGAAGAGTAA